Proteins encoded within one genomic window of Hahella chejuensis KCTC 2396:
- a CDS encoding PepSY domain-containing protein: MTRTLLLTSILLTAWLHTPAALAAPAFGYSPSQADTLLLADVSEQDAASLVRQVSGGRVLKVESQGDVYRVKVLLPNGVVKTYVVERSSGRVS; the protein is encoded by the coding sequence ATGACCAGAACATTGCTCTTAACATCCATTTTACTGACAGCCTGGCTGCATACCCCGGCTGCGTTGGCCGCTCCGGCCTTCGGTTATTCACCCTCGCAAGCGGACACCTTGTTGCTGGCGGACGTGAGTGAGCAGGACGCCGCCAGTCTCGTGCGTCAGGTAAGTGGAGGACGGGTGCTGAAAGTTGAGTCCCAGGGCGATGTCTATCGGGTGAAAGTTTTGCTTCCCAACGGAGTGGTGAAAACCTACGTAGTTGAGCGCAGCTCGGGAAGAGTCAGCTAA
- a CDS encoding TetR/AcrR family transcriptional regulator, with protein MGRPTAFDPQEKLHIAMKLFWRQGFEATSLQQLCDELELNRFSIYNTFGDKRALFHLTLDHYLNTVIRRIAAPLLHDEAALEAVVEYLAGLSAVLCSEGGRVGCYVQNAGSEMGGVDELVQKKVDDWLRQLEMLLARALVRARDNNGLRGDVDAEAAACYLVSVTQGLIALRRTCSRQCRVENAFTFLMQEVKGWAV; from the coding sequence ATGGGAAGACCTACCGCATTTGACCCACAAGAAAAACTGCATATCGCCATGAAGCTGTTCTGGAGGCAGGGCTTCGAAGCCACTTCGTTACAGCAGTTGTGTGACGAACTGGAATTGAACCGCTTCAGTATCTATAACACCTTTGGCGACAAGCGGGCCCTGTTTCACTTAACGCTTGACCATTATTTGAATACGGTAATACGGCGTATCGCTGCGCCTTTATTGCACGATGAGGCTGCGCTGGAAGCGGTCGTAGAGTACCTGGCGGGGTTGAGCGCAGTGCTTTGCAGCGAAGGCGGCCGAGTTGGCTGCTATGTTCAAAATGCGGGTTCTGAGATGGGGGGCGTGGACGAACTAGTGCAGAAAAAAGTGGATGACTGGCTGCGCCAGTTGGAGATGCTATTGGCTCGGGCTCTGGTCCGTGCGCGGGACAATAATGGCTTGCGTGGGGATGTGGATGCGGAAGCCGCCGCCTGTTACCTGGTGAGCGTGACTCAGGGGCTGATCGCTCTGCGCCGCACCTGCAGCAGACAATGCCGGGTGGAGAACGCATTCACATTCCTTATGCAGGAAGTAAAAGGCTGGGCGGTCTAG
- a CDS encoding glutathione S-transferase family protein — protein sequence MIDLYTAATPNGHKISIALEEMALPYTVIAIDLSSGVQKQPEYLKLNPNGRIPTIVDRDNDDFVVFESGAILVYLGEKSGEFYPTDAKQRSQVLQWLMFQMGGIGPMMGQANVFFRYFPEKLQPAIDRYQNEVKRLFGVLDGHLAENQFLAGDYSIADIANWAWVRTHNWSGVDIVDLPHLTRWVQEIAARPAVQKGIEIPKRAEPEDIVKGVQSILVR from the coding sequence ATGATAGACCTGTATACCGCCGCCACTCCCAACGGGCATAAAATCAGCATCGCCCTGGAAGAGATGGCTCTTCCCTACACTGTGATCGCAATAGATTTGAGCTCCGGCGTGCAGAAACAGCCGGAATACCTGAAGCTGAACCCCAACGGACGCATCCCCACCATCGTGGACCGGGATAATGATGACTTTGTGGTATTCGAGTCCGGCGCTATTCTGGTTTATCTGGGCGAGAAATCGGGCGAATTTTACCCCACTGACGCCAAGCAGCGGTCACAGGTTCTACAATGGCTGATGTTTCAAATGGGGGGCATCGGTCCCATGATGGGACAGGCCAACGTGTTCTTCCGTTACTTCCCGGAAAAGCTGCAACCTGCTATAGACCGTTATCAGAATGAGGTGAAACGGCTTTTCGGCGTACTGGACGGACATTTGGCGGAAAACCAATTTCTGGCGGGCGACTACTCCATCGCAGATATCGCCAACTGGGCCTGGGTGCGCACGCATAACTGGTCTGGCGTTGATATCGTCGATCTGCCTCACCTGACTCGTTGGGTGCAGGAAATCGCCGCCCGGCCTGCCGTGCAGAAAGGCATCGAAATTCCCAAGCGCGCAGAGCCGGAAGATATAGTGAAAGGCGTACAGTCCATCCTTGTAAGGTGA
- a CDS encoding glutathione S-transferase family protein yields MKIYQARIAPNPRRVRIFLAEKDIAMEYVEVDIQKGEQYSPEFKQKNVLGLLPVLELDDGSHLSESIAICRYFEEVQPEPLLFGRDAKEKAIVEMWIRRCDFYFMFPTGMCFQNTSDYFKGLKRQVPEWGELCREKSAKFFNLLNNHFEHNDYLAGDYFSIADISAFCTVDFAKVIQQRIQPEHTHLQRWYDAVAARPSSKA; encoded by the coding sequence ATGAAAATTTATCAGGCACGGATCGCGCCCAATCCTCGCAGAGTAAGAATTTTCCTGGCGGAAAAAGACATTGCGATGGAGTATGTCGAAGTCGACATTCAGAAAGGAGAACAATACAGCCCTGAATTCAAACAGAAAAATGTGCTGGGTCTGCTCCCCGTACTGGAGCTGGACGACGGCTCCCACTTGTCGGAATCCATCGCCATCTGCCGCTACTTCGAAGAAGTCCAGCCCGAGCCGCTACTGTTTGGACGAGACGCCAAAGAGAAAGCAATCGTCGAGATGTGGATCAGACGCTGTGATTTCTATTTCATGTTTCCCACCGGAATGTGTTTCCAAAACACATCCGACTATTTCAAAGGGCTCAAGCGCCAGGTTCCCGAATGGGGCGAGCTATGTCGTGAGAAGTCCGCCAAGTTTTTCAATCTATTGAACAACCATTTTGAGCATAACGATTATCTGGCTGGCGATTACTTCAGCATCGCCGATATCAGCGCGTTCTGTACGGTAGACTTCGCCAAGGTCATCCAACAGCGAATTCAACCAGAGCATACTCATTTGCAGCGCTGGTATGACGCGGTTGCTGCGCGGCCGTCCAGCAAAGCTTAA
- a CDS encoding glycine zipper 2TM domain-containing protein yields MKIKTLAVAALSVTLATPALAGGRHHRGGAEYDYAKVVDVEPITKSVEHRTPRESCWTEQVRHEAPRQSSDSYTGTILGGVIGGAIGNAVGHKKRNKQVGTAVGAILGASIGHDISNRGSTSYSQSYYTNERRCETTYDVEYVQETMGYWVTYKYQGREYRTRMDQYPGDRIRIRVTVEPA; encoded by the coding sequence ATGAAAATCAAAACACTGGCCGTCGCCGCACTTTCAGTTACCCTGGCCACGCCGGCTCTTGCTGGCGGCCGTCACCACCGCGGCGGCGCTGAATACGATTACGCCAAAGTGGTGGATGTAGAGCCTATCACTAAATCCGTTGAGCATCGCACGCCTCGCGAGTCCTGCTGGACTGAACAGGTTCGCCACGAAGCGCCGCGTCAGTCTTCCGACTCATACACCGGCACTATTCTGGGCGGCGTGATCGGCGGAGCCATCGGTAATGCGGTAGGGCACAAGAAACGCAATAAGCAGGTTGGAACCGCTGTCGGCGCGATACTGGGCGCGTCCATCGGACATGATATTTCCAATCGGGGATCAACCTCTTATTCCCAGTCCTACTACACCAATGAAAGACGCTGCGAAACCACCTACGACGTGGAATATGTGCAGGAGACTATGGGATACTGGGTGACCTATAAGTATCAGGGACGCGAATACCGCACCCGCATGGACCAATACCCGGGTGACCGCATTCGTATCAGAGTGACTGTGGAGCCCGCCTGA
- a CDS encoding response regulator transcription factor: MRILLVEDEALLRGQLRDELVKHGYAVDTAEDGEVAAYLGKENPYDLAVVDLGLPKRTGLEVIQEWRGMGKEFPILILTARGHWQDKVSGLEAGADDYLVKPFHVAELMARLGALLRRSSGFSSPVIQAGPMTLDTRAKLVQIDGSALELTAYEYNTLEYLVHRAGQAVSKTELTEHLYAQDFDRDSNVIEVFIGRLRKKLDPDGVNKPITTLRGQGYRFNWSPQKTA; encoded by the coding sequence ATGCGAATATTATTGGTCGAAGACGAAGCGTTGTTACGTGGCCAATTACGGGACGAGCTGGTTAAACATGGCTATGCCGTAGACACGGCGGAAGACGGCGAGGTCGCCGCTTATCTGGGTAAAGAAAACCCTTATGACCTTGCCGTCGTCGACCTGGGCCTGCCCAAACGCACCGGCCTGGAGGTGATCCAGGAGTGGCGCGGCATGGGCAAGGAGTTTCCCATTCTCATCCTTACCGCTCGCGGACACTGGCAGGATAAAGTCAGCGGCCTGGAGGCCGGCGCTGACGACTATCTGGTGAAACCTTTTCACGTCGCCGAATTAATGGCGCGGCTGGGCGCCCTGCTGAGACGCTCTTCCGGGTTCAGCAGTCCAGTGATTCAGGCTGGCCCTATGACCCTGGATACCCGCGCCAAGCTGGTGCAAATCGACGGTTCCGCTCTGGAGCTGACGGCTTACGAATACAACACGCTTGAATATCTGGTGCATCGCGCTGGTCAGGCCGTGTCCAAAACTGAATTGACGGAGCATCTGTACGCGCAGGACTTTGATCGCGACAGCAATGTCATAGAAGTTTTCATCGGCCGCTTACGCAAAAAGCTGGACCCGGATGGGGTCAACAAGCCGATCACCACCTTGCGCGGACAGGGCTACCGGTTTAACTGGTCGCCACAGAAGACCGCCTGA